Proteins encoded within one genomic window of Alosa alosa isolate M-15738 ecotype Scorff River chromosome 24, AALO_Geno_1.1, whole genome shotgun sequence:
- the LOC125289787 gene encoding cerebellin-1-like codes for MLSLLQLNMAAMPVSLWSVSALLPNRGWSCLVLPHCTSLLLGLTLLLTLGPLEVRGQNDTEPIVLEGKCLVVCDSTPAAEPSGNPLGMSVRSGTGRVAFSAIRNTNHEPSEMSNRTMTIYFDQVLVNVGAHFDPARSIFLAPRKGVYSFSFHVVKVYNRQTIQVSLVLNGWPVISAFAGDQDVTREAATNAGLITMERGDKAYLKLERGNLMGGWKYSTFSGFLVFPL; via the exons ATGCTTTCCCTCTTACAACTCAACATGGCTGCAATGCCCGTGTCTCTCTGGAGTGTTTCTGCCCTCCTTCCAAACAGGGGCTGGTCCTGTCTGGTGCTGCCCCACTgcacctctctcctcctgggCTTGACACTGCTGCTGACGCTGGGTCCCCTGGAGGTCCGGGGCCAGAATGACACAGAGCCTATCGTGCTGGAGGGAAAGTGTCTGGTGGTGTGCGACTCCACGCCCGCCGCTGAGCCTTCTGGGAATCCGCTGGGCATGTCGGTGCGGTCGGGCACGGGGCGTGTGGCCTTCTCGGCCATCCGGAACACCAACCACGAGCCGTCGGAGATGAGCAACCGCACCATGACCATTTATTTTGACCAG GTCCTGGTAAATGTGGGGGCTCACTTTGACCCGGCACGCAGCATTTTCCTAGCGCCCCGAAAAGGAGTCTACAGCTTCAGCTTCCATGTGGTCAAAGTGTACAACAGGCAAACCATACAG GTCAGCCTGGTGTTAAACGGCTGGCCGGTCATCTCTGCCTTCGCCGGCGACCAGGACGTGACCCGGGAGGCTGCCACCAACGCCGGGCTGATTACCATGGAGAGGGGTGACAAGGCGTACCTCAAGCTGGAGAGGGGGAACTTGATGGGCGGGTGGAAGTACTCCACCTTCTCTGGCTTCCTGGTCTTTCCACTGTGA